Proteins from a genomic interval of Micromonospora sp. NBC_00389:
- a CDS encoding GNAT family N-acetyltransferase, translating to MIIDDQVVLDRTAILAAVGHHPFARHALGRGAPARGYRRDGTVLWLVPPEHGPAGCAIGPAGPAIEVCVALVGDGMLRPGQRLHLPRHDPALLAGRLAVTRHDDWDFHWTDTPPPAQADEQRVVRLAEADHPALEALIDEAFPSTTARPGDAEVVDWYGIRVGGRLVACGADRSRGDIGFLAGLTVAPDQRGRGLGAALTAGMTRALLARYDTVGLGVYTDNVGAARLYRRLGFTETLPLSSLRLG from the coding sequence ATGATCATCGACGACCAGGTGGTCCTGGACCGGACCGCCATCCTGGCCGCCGTCGGCCACCACCCGTTCGCCCGGCACGCACTCGGGCGGGGCGCGCCGGCGCGCGGCTACCGGCGCGACGGCACCGTGCTGTGGTTGGTGCCGCCCGAGCACGGGCCGGCCGGCTGCGCGATCGGCCCGGCCGGGCCGGCGATCGAGGTCTGTGTCGCGCTGGTCGGCGACGGGATGCTGCGCCCGGGGCAGCGGCTGCACCTACCCCGGCACGATCCCGCCCTGCTGGCGGGCCGGCTGGCGGTGACCCGGCACGACGACTGGGACTTCCACTGGACCGACACGCCACCACCGGCACAGGCGGACGAGCAGCGGGTGGTACGACTCGCCGAGGCCGACCATCCGGCGCTGGAGGCGCTGATCGACGAGGCGTTCCCGAGCACCACCGCCCGCCCGGGAGACGCAGAGGTGGTGGACTGGTACGGCATCCGGGTCGGCGGCCGGCTGGTGGCGTGCGGCGCGGACCGCAGCCGGGGCGACATCGGGTTCCTCGCCGGCCTGACCGTCGCCCCCGACCAGCGGGGTCGGGGGCTGGGCGCGGCGCTGACCGCCGGAATGACCCGGGCGCTGCTGGCCCGCTACGACACGGTCGGGCTCGGCGTCTACACGGACAACGTCGGGGCGGCACGGCTCTACCGGCGGCTCGGCTTCACCGAAACCCTCCCGCTCAGCTCGCTACGGCTGGGCTGA
- a CDS encoding MFS transporter: protein MSTLTVRQVRRRYLTLYGLRWLPTGLMIPVMILLMQERGLSLPQIGLVFTAQGLLVLALELPTGGLADALGRRPVLLAAGALNLVSLSLFAVADSFWMFFLVWALQGVYRALDSGPLESWYVDATLAADPEAEYERGLGHAGTVIGGAIGAGALLSGGLVALGPIGPVSALTVPVLVAILAQAAALVALVVLLVEQRPATGLAALRASVLQAPRMIGEAVGLLRRSRVLLALVSVELFWGFGMITFESLLPVRLAEVVGDPERAAALLGPANSAAWLASAAGAALTPLLLRWPGAAPGAALLRILQGVTVVGMGLFAGPVGVLVAYLACYTVHGASNPLHSGLLHRQVDGPYRTSVLSLNSMMAGTAGALGGVALTALAAATSISTAMVVGAVVLAVAAPLYLPAWRAGRRPAADTADPPAVPEPTEPQTAGR, encoded by the coding sequence ATGAGCACGCTGACCGTACGCCAGGTCCGGCGTCGCTACCTGACGCTCTACGGCCTGCGCTGGCTGCCGACCGGCCTGATGATCCCGGTGATGATCCTGCTGATGCAGGAGCGCGGCCTGTCGCTGCCGCAGATCGGCCTGGTCTTCACCGCGCAGGGGCTGCTGGTGCTTGCGCTGGAGCTGCCCACCGGCGGGCTCGCCGACGCCCTCGGCCGCCGCCCGGTGCTGCTCGCCGCCGGAGCGCTCAACCTCGTCTCGCTGTCACTCTTCGCGGTGGCCGACTCGTTCTGGATGTTCTTCCTGGTCTGGGCATTGCAGGGGGTCTACCGGGCACTGGACAGCGGCCCGCTGGAGTCCTGGTACGTCGACGCCACCCTGGCCGCCGACCCGGAGGCCGAGTACGAACGGGGCCTCGGGCACGCCGGCACCGTCATCGGCGGGGCCATCGGCGCTGGCGCGCTGCTCAGCGGCGGCCTGGTGGCGCTCGGCCCGATCGGGCCGGTCAGCGCGCTCACGGTGCCCGTGCTGGTCGCCATCCTCGCCCAGGCGGCGGCGCTGGTTGCGCTGGTCGTCCTGCTGGTGGAGCAGCGGCCGGCCACCGGCCTCGCTGCGCTGCGCGCCTCGGTGCTCCAGGCGCCCCGGATGATCGGCGAGGCCGTCGGGCTGCTGCGTCGCTCGCGGGTGCTGCTTGCCTTGGTGTCGGTGGAGCTGTTCTGGGGCTTCGGCATGATCACCTTCGAGTCGCTGCTGCCGGTCCGGCTCGCCGAGGTGGTCGGCGACCCGGAACGCGCCGCCGCGCTGCTCGGGCCGGCCAACTCGGCCGCCTGGCTCGCCTCGGCAGCCGGCGCGGCGCTGACACCGCTGCTGCTGCGCTGGCCCGGCGCTGCGCCGGGCGCGGCTCTGCTGCGCATCCTGCAGGGCGTCACGGTGGTCGGGATGGGGCTCTTCGCCGGGCCGGTCGGGGTGCTCGTGGCCTACCTCGCCTGCTACACCGTGCACGGCGCGTCCAACCCGCTGCACAGCGGGCTGCTGCACCGACAGGTCGACGGCCCGTACCGGACCAGCGTGCTCTCGCTGAACTCGATGATGGCGGGGACGGCCGGTGCACTCGGCGGGGTGGCCCTGACCGCGCTCGCCGCCGCCACCAGCATCAGCACCGCCATGGTCGTCGGCGCGGTCGTCCTGGCCGTCGCCGCCCCGCTCTACCTGCCGGCATGGCGGGCCGGCCGTCGGCCCGCGGCGGATACCGCCGACCCGCCCGCGGTACCCGAACCCACCGAGCCGCAGACCGCCGGGCGTTAG